Proteins from a single region of Streptomyces spinoverrucosus:
- a CDS encoding geranyl diphosphate 2-C-methyltransferase, whose translation MSKISTQMESIAMHDVLRTDYQKSVADYWNKEKDPVNIRLGEVDGLYHHHYGLGDWDPSVLTGPNDTREQRIIEELHRLETAQAEVLLDHLGDIRPDDRLLDAGSGRGGTSFMAHARFGCHVDGVSISEQQVDFANAQAAQRKVTDKVRFHFRNMLDTSMDSGSRRAIWTNETTMYVDLFELFAEFARLLEYGGRYVCITGCSNDVTGMRSKAVSRIDEHYTCNIHPRSEYFKALAANNLVPIQVVDLTPDTIPYWELRAKSSVATGIEDPFLAAYKEGSFHYLLIAADRI comes from the coding sequence ATGTCCAAGATCTCCACCCAGATGGAAAGCATCGCCATGCACGACGTACTGCGCACCGACTACCAGAAGTCGGTCGCGGACTACTGGAACAAGGAGAAGGACCCCGTCAACATCCGCCTCGGAGAGGTCGACGGGCTCTACCACCACCACTACGGACTCGGCGACTGGGACCCGTCCGTCCTGACCGGCCCGAACGACACGCGTGAGCAGCGCATCATCGAGGAGCTGCACCGCCTGGAGACCGCCCAGGCCGAGGTGCTCCTCGACCACCTCGGCGACATCCGCCCGGACGACCGGCTGCTGGACGCCGGCTCCGGCCGCGGCGGCACCAGCTTCATGGCCCACGCCCGCTTCGGCTGTCACGTGGACGGCGTCAGCATCTCCGAGCAGCAGGTCGACTTCGCCAACGCCCAGGCGGCGCAGCGCAAAGTGACCGACAAGGTCCGCTTCCACTTCCGCAACATGCTGGACACCAGCATGGACTCCGGATCGCGCCGGGCCATCTGGACCAACGAGACGACGATGTACGTCGACCTGTTCGAACTCTTCGCGGAGTTCGCCCGCCTGCTGGAGTACGGCGGCCGGTACGTCTGCATCACCGGCTGCTCCAACGACGTGACCGGCATGCGGTCCAAGGCCGTCAGCAGGATCGACGAGCACTACACCTGCAACATCCACCCACGCAGCGAGTACTTCAAGGCGCTCGCCGCCAACAACCTGGTACCCATCCAGGTCGTCGACCTGACCCCGGACACCATCCCGTACTGGGAACTGCGCGCCAAGTCGTCCGTCGCCACCGGTATCGAGGACCCTTTCCTCGCGGCGTACAAGGAAGGCAGCTTCCACTACCTCCTCATCGCGGCCGACCGCATCTGA
- a CDS encoding lycopene cyclase family protein, producing the protein MRDADVVVIGGGAAGLSLARRLTGPRVQTRRRLTVALVDAPQGALRPGPRTWCYWEAAGGEYDGVVRADWDRLRVTGRDGRAVVARPGSLRYKMIRSRDFETWAGAELARSGCRRLEAVVESVRDVPGGAEVCGHDAHGAPVRLPARWVFDSRPPGQSGPARTTLLQHFRGWFVRTSRPAFDPDIADLMDFRTPQPPHGLAFGYVLPLGPREALVEYTEFSRTVLDDDAYDRVLGHYATEVLGLGDFEVTAVEQGVIAMTDARFPRRTGRSVFPIGVAGGATRPATGYSFAAAQRHTRAIAAALAHGRTPLVPAPHGARALAMDAVLLRALDSQRVDGAALFTRLFETVPAERLLRFLDGRTNALEDFAVGLRTPVRPMLRTALELPFLSRRPAGP; encoded by the coding sequence GTGCGGGACGCAGACGTAGTCGTCATCGGTGGCGGCGCCGCGGGACTGTCGCTGGCGCGGCGGCTCACCGGGCCCCGGGTGCAGACCCGTCGGCGCCTGACGGTCGCCCTCGTCGACGCCCCTCAGGGCGCGTTGCGTCCGGGGCCCCGGACGTGGTGCTACTGGGAGGCGGCGGGCGGTGAGTACGACGGTGTCGTCCGCGCCGACTGGGACCGCCTGCGGGTCACGGGACGGGACGGCCGGGCCGTGGTGGCGCGTCCCGGCTCGCTGCGTTACAAGATGATCAGGTCGCGGGACTTCGAGACGTGGGCCGGCGCGGAGCTGGCCCGGTCCGGATGTCGTCGGCTCGAAGCCGTGGTCGAGAGCGTGCGGGACGTTCCCGGTGGCGCCGAGGTGTGCGGGCACGACGCCCATGGTGCGCCCGTGCGGCTCCCCGCCCGCTGGGTGTTCGACTCCCGGCCACCAGGGCAGTCGGGACCGGCCCGGACCACACTTCTGCAGCACTTCCGCGGCTGGTTCGTCCGCACCTCCCGCCCGGCCTTCGACCCGGACATCGCCGATCTGATGGACTTCCGTACCCCGCAGCCACCGCACGGGCTCGCCTTCGGCTACGTCCTGCCGCTGGGCCCGCGGGAGGCGCTGGTCGAGTACACGGAGTTCTCCCGCACGGTCCTCGACGACGACGCCTACGACCGGGTGCTGGGGCACTACGCCACCGAGGTGCTCGGTCTGGGGGACTTCGAGGTCACGGCGGTCGAGCAGGGGGTCATCGCGATGACCGACGCCCGGTTTCCGCGGCGTACGGGCAGGTCCGTCTTTCCCATCGGCGTGGCGGGCGGGGCGACGCGTCCCGCGACCGGCTACTCGTTCGCCGCCGCCCAGCGCCACACACGGGCGATCGCGGCGGCGCTGGCGCATGGGCGTACGCCGCTCGTGCCCGCCCCGCACGGGGCGCGGGCGCTCGCCATGGACGCCGTTCTGCTGCGCGCCCTGGACAGCCAACGGGTCGATGGCGCGGCCCTGTTCACCAGGCTGTTCGAGACGGTGCCGGCGGAGCGCCTGCTGCGCTTCCTCGACGGCCGGACCAACGCGTTGGAGGACTTCGCCGTCGGGCTGCGCACCCCGGTGCGGCCGATGCTGCGCACGGCCCTGGAACTGCCCTTTCTTTCCCGGCGCCCGGCCGGACCATGA
- a CDS encoding NAD(P)/FAD-dependent oxidoreductase, protein MTRLLTDRTGVPAFAGVGPEVAVAGGGIAGLAAATVLAERGARVTLLERESGLGGRLAGWQVRLADGSSATMTRGFHAFFRQYYNLRALLRRTDPGLHGLTALRDYPLRHSAGTLDSFARVPRTPPLNALGFVALSPTFGWRDLMAMNARSALPLLDVRVPGTYRRLDGISAHDFLSRIRFPAAARHLAFEVFSRSFFADPRELSAAELALMFHIYFLGSSEGLLFDVPREPFPQALWEPLGDYLLERGATILTGSPVDAVAPGPDGTVRVTVAGRTRSYDAVVLAMDVPGLRQVAAASPDLVDRSWREGVAGLRTAPPFLVSRLWLDRPVRPDRPAFLGTSGYAELDNVSLLDLWEGEAHRWSLRTGGSVVELHAYAVPPGADRKDVQERLVSQLHRVYPETHDAQVIDSRHEWRKDCPLFEVGGYDRRPRVRTADPAVVVAGDMVATGLPVALMERAATSGFLAANVLLRRWGVRAEPLRTVPDRGRSAVLRGLTALLAQR, encoded by the coding sequence ATGACACGCCTGCTGACGGATCGTACGGGTGTGCCGGCCTTCGCGGGCGTCGGGCCGGAGGTCGCCGTCGCCGGCGGTGGGATCGCGGGGCTCGCGGCGGCCACCGTACTGGCGGAGCGCGGGGCGCGGGTGACGCTGCTGGAGCGCGAGAGCGGTCTGGGCGGGCGGCTGGCGGGGTGGCAGGTGCGGCTGGCCGACGGGTCGTCGGCGACCATGACCCGCGGATTCCACGCGTTCTTCCGCCAGTACTACAACCTGCGCGCTCTGCTGCGGCGAACCGACCCGGGCCTGCACGGCCTGACCGCCCTGCGCGACTACCCGCTGCGCCACAGCGCCGGGACGCTCGACAGCTTCGCCCGCGTACCGCGCACTCCCCCGCTGAACGCCCTGGGCTTCGTCGCGCTGAGCCCGACGTTCGGATGGCGGGACCTGATGGCCATGAATGCGCGGTCCGCGCTGCCGTTGCTGGACGTCCGCGTGCCTGGGACCTACCGGCGGCTCGACGGGATCAGCGCGCACGACTTCCTGTCCCGCATCAGATTTCCGGCAGCCGCCCGGCATCTCGCCTTCGAGGTGTTCTCGCGCAGCTTCTTCGCGGACCCGAGGGAACTGTCCGCGGCGGAACTGGCGCTGATGTTCCACATCTACTTCCTGGGCTCCAGCGAGGGGCTGCTGTTCGACGTGCCGCGGGAACCGTTTCCCCAGGCGCTGTGGGAGCCTCTCGGGGACTATCTGCTGGAGCGCGGGGCGACGATCCTGACGGGCAGCCCCGTGGATGCGGTGGCCCCGGGCCCGGACGGCACGGTGCGTGTGACCGTCGCGGGCCGGACGCGGTCCTACGACGCCGTGGTGCTGGCGATGGACGTGCCGGGCCTGCGGCAGGTCGCGGCCGCGTCACCGGACCTGGTCGACCGGTCCTGGCGCGAAGGCGTCGCCGGGCTGCGCACCGCGCCGCCCTTCCTGGTGTCCCGGCTCTGGCTGGACCGGCCGGTGCGCCCCGACCGCCCGGCGTTCCTGGGCACCAGCGGATACGCGGAGCTGGACAACGTCAGTCTCCTCGACCTCTGGGAGGGCGAGGCCCATCGCTGGTCGCTGCGCACCGGTGGATCCGTGGTCGAACTGCACGCCTACGCCGTCCCGCCCGGAGCCGACCGCAAGGACGTGCAGGAGCGGCTGGTGAGCCAGTTGCACCGGGTGTATCCGGAGACCCACGACGCGCAGGTGATCGACTCCCGCCACGAGTGGCGGAAGGACTGCCCGCTGTTCGAGGTGGGCGGCTACGACCGCCGGCCGCGCGTGCGGACGGCGGACCCGGCGGTCGTGGTGGCGGGTGACATGGTCGCCACCGGGCTTCCGGTCGCGCTCATGGAGCGGGCGGCGACGAGCGGGTTCCTGGCCGCCAACGTCCTGCTGCGCCGGTGGGGCGTGCGGGCCGAGCCCTTGCGGACGGTGCCGGACCGCGGCCGGTCGGCGGTGCTGCGCGGCCTGACGGCACTGCTCGCGCAGCGCTGA
- a CDS encoding family 2 encapsulin nanocompartment cargo protein terpene cyclase translates to MSLISRATAPAAGHDVAELVRGLLSAGAAASPHPPSAAKASRGPRLPSAPTGLGTSAARIGLGPGASRDLSARTGSAAVPVNAPSLPLPSPSPPSPSRATAHPSAPVLPPGPTGQGTSAARLSTAVRPRTESAPADPHRELHCPPAVRDDPALGETVTERLVEWAEEIGIYPGQLDKIRKADFGRLIMLAHPESDDPDRLLAAAKCALSEWAVDDHYVDGEVERARHDLLGQRLAIAHSVIDQAHLPLSYAPRLEEVVRADPVMRALRDSLDNLAGYATTTQVRRLRHELAIMFVAYNQEGVWHTAGQRPPVWEFLMHRHENSFVPCMVLVDAVAGYEVPMAEFSDPRVRRAFTMAGSASVIVNDLYSMGKEDPTDFSLPRLIAVEDECSLEEAVDRTVEIHNELMHTFEAEAAVLAAAGSPELRRFLAGTWAWLGGSREWHAGSARYHSAADAV, encoded by the coding sequence GTGTCGTTGATCTCCCGGGCCACCGCGCCCGCGGCTGGCCACGACGTGGCGGAGCTGGTGCGCGGCCTGCTGTCGGCGGGTGCGGCCGCGTCGCCACACCCGCCGTCCGCCGCGAAGGCGTCGCGCGGACCACGGCTGCCGTCCGCCCCCACGGGGCTCGGCACGTCCGCCGCCCGGATCGGCCTCGGTCCCGGCGCATCGCGGGATCTCTCCGCCCGGACGGGCTCCGCCGCGGTTCCTGTGAACGCACCCTCCCTCCCGCTGCCGTCCCCGTCCCCGCCGTCGCCGTCCCGGGCGACCGCTCACCCGTCGGCGCCCGTGCTGCCGCCCGGCCCCACCGGGCAGGGCACGTCCGCCGCCCGCCTGAGCACCGCCGTGCGCCCCCGCACGGAGTCGGCCCCGGCGGACCCTCACCGCGAGCTCCACTGCCCGCCCGCCGTGCGCGACGACCCCGCCCTGGGCGAGACGGTCACCGAGCGGCTGGTCGAGTGGGCCGAGGAGATCGGTATCTACCCCGGCCAGCTCGACAAGATCCGCAAGGCGGACTTCGGACGGCTGATCATGCTCGCCCATCCCGAGTCGGACGACCCCGACCGGCTGCTGGCGGCAGCCAAGTGCGCGCTGTCGGAGTGGGCGGTGGACGACCACTACGTGGACGGTGAAGTGGAACGGGCCCGGCACGACCTGCTCGGGCAGCGCCTCGCGATCGCCCACTCCGTGATCGACCAGGCCCACTTGCCGCTCTCGTACGCACCCCGGCTGGAGGAGGTCGTCCGGGCGGACCCGGTCATGCGGGCCCTGCGCGACTCCCTCGACAACCTGGCCGGATACGCGACCACCACACAGGTGCGCCGGCTCCGCCACGAGCTGGCGATCATGTTCGTGGCCTACAACCAGGAAGGCGTGTGGCACACGGCGGGGCAGCGACCGCCGGTCTGGGAGTTCCTGATGCACCGGCACGAGAACAGCTTCGTGCCGTGCATGGTGCTTGTCGACGCCGTCGCCGGCTACGAGGTCCCGATGGCCGAGTTCTCCGACCCGCGGGTGCGCCGGGCGTTCACTATGGCCGGCTCGGCGAGCGTGATCGTCAACGACCTCTACTCCATGGGCAAGGAGGACCCGACGGACTTCAGCCTCCCCCGGCTGATCGCCGTCGAGGACGAGTGCTCCCTGGAAGAGGCCGTGGACCGCACGGTCGAGATCCACAACGAGCTGATGCACACCTTCGAGGCCGAAGCCGCCGTCCTGGCCGCCGCCGGCTCCCCGGAACTGCGCCGCTTCCTGGCCGGAACCTGGGCCTGGCTCGGCGGCAGCCGCGAGTGGCACGCGGGCAGCGCCCGCTACCACAGCGCCGCGGACGCCGTCTGA
- a CDS encoding class I SAM-dependent methyltransferase, producing MSLLRDGELSAAFDHAAPSYDWMVAANPGYHGQLRRSARRLALPDGGSGVRLLDLGCGTGASTAALLAVAPRARITAVDASAGMLAKARTKDWSARVRFVHAPAEGLAAAGVPGPFDAVFAAYLFRNVADPDQVLAGVRDLLVPGGRLAVHEYTLTGRAVHRAVWTAVCKCLVLPVARRTGDDALYEHLWRSVVEFDTAGAFAARLRRAGFTDVRTLPLTGWQTGITHTFVARVPGTRGVRA from the coding sequence ATGTCACTCCTGCGCGATGGCGAACTGTCGGCCGCGTTCGACCACGCGGCACCGTCCTACGACTGGATGGTCGCCGCCAACCCCGGCTACCACGGCCAGTTGCGCCGCTCCGCCCGCCGACTGGCCCTGCCCGACGGCGGCAGCGGCGTGCGACTGCTCGACCTGGGCTGCGGCACCGGCGCCTCCACGGCCGCCCTGCTCGCCGTCGCGCCGCGTGCCCGGATCACCGCGGTGGACGCGTCGGCGGGCATGCTCGCGAAGGCTCGCACCAAGGACTGGTCGGCCCGTGTCCGCTTCGTGCACGCCCCGGCGGAGGGGCTGGCCGCGGCGGGGGTCCCAGGTCCGTTCGACGCCGTGTTCGCCGCGTACCTGTTCCGCAATGTCGCCGACCCGGACCAGGTCCTCGCGGGTGTGCGGGACCTGCTCGTCCCGGGTGGGCGTCTCGCGGTGCACGAGTACACCCTCACCGGCCGGGCGGTGCACCGTGCGGTGTGGACGGCGGTGTGCAAGTGCCTGGTTCTCCCGGTCGCCAGACGCACCGGGGACGACGCACTGTACGAGCACCTCTGGCGCAGCGTCGTCGAGTTCGACACGGCGGGCGCCTTCGCGGCGCGCCTGCGGCGGGCGGGATTCACGGACGTACGAACGCTTCCGCTGACGGGCTGGCAGACGGGGATCACCCACACGTTCGTGGCGCGGGTGCCCGGCACGCGAGGGGTACGGGCATGA
- a CDS encoding DUF397 domain-containing protein has protein sequence MSTSELTWFKSSYSSSGSGDCVEVATCPTTIHVRDSKHTPGPQLTLSPEAWVGFISRIAQGS, from the coding sequence ATGAGCACCAGCGAGCTGACCTGGTTCAAGTCGAGCTACAGCAGCAGCGGTTCCGGCGACTGCGTCGAGGTAGCCACCTGCCCCACCACCATCCACGTACGCGACTCCAAGCACACCCCCGGCCCCCAGCTGACCCTCTCCCCCGAGGCCTGGGTCGGCTTCATCTCCCGTATCGCGCAGGGCTCCTGA
- a CDS encoding helix-turn-helix domain-containing protein, producing MGYGVSGTGQGGEPESSDSLRTFGAVVQALREHAGLSREEFGDLVGLSKHMVASVELGRRMPDPTFPERSEPVLGNTGALQKAAKHLARQPGLAAWFRRWARLEKTAITLCTYECRLIPGLLQTEAYARQLFVDEWPPLTDEQIEAQWQARAERQRLLRELPNTAFGFVLEEHLFRRCTGGVDVTRELIEHVLEMSALRNVEIQIMPLVRESHAGLHGPMQLLETPENKWFAYIEGPECGQLISDSKVVSVLQRRYARMRVQALSLEDSVSLLQRMRGSL from the coding sequence ATGGGCTATGGCGTGAGCGGTACGGGGCAGGGTGGCGAGCCGGAATCATCGGACAGTCTGCGGACGTTCGGGGCGGTCGTTCAGGCGTTGCGGGAGCACGCGGGGCTGAGCCGGGAGGAGTTCGGAGACCTGGTGGGGCTCTCCAAGCACATGGTGGCTTCGGTGGAGTTGGGGCGACGGATGCCCGATCCGACGTTCCCGGAACGGTCGGAGCCGGTGCTTGGGAATACCGGGGCGCTCCAAAAGGCGGCGAAACATCTGGCTCGGCAGCCTGGTCTGGCGGCGTGGTTTCGGCGGTGGGCGCGGCTGGAGAAGACGGCGATCACGCTGTGCACGTACGAGTGCCGACTGATTCCGGGGTTGCTGCAGACGGAGGCCTACGCCCGTCAGCTGTTCGTCGACGAATGGCCGCCGCTGACCGACGAGCAGATCGAGGCCCAGTGGCAAGCGCGCGCCGAACGGCAGCGGCTACTGCGGGAACTGCCCAACACCGCGTTCGGCTTCGTCCTTGAGGAGCACCTGTTCCGGCGGTGCACGGGCGGTGTGGACGTCACGCGGGAACTCATCGAGCACGTACTGGAGATGTCCGCACTGCGCAACGTCGAGATCCAGATCATGCCGTTGGTGCGGGAGTCGCATGCCGGGCTCCACGGCCCCATGCAGTTGCTGGAGACCCCCGAGAACAAGTGGTTCGCCTACATCGAGGGCCCCGAATGCGGTCAGCTCATCTCTGACTCGAAGGTGGTGAGCGTGCTCCAGAGGCGATATGCCAGGATGCGTGTGCAGGCTCTCTCCCTCGAAGACTCCGTGAGCCTGTTGCAGCGGATGCGAGGATCCTTATGA
- a CDS encoding sulfite exporter TauE/SafE family protein — protein MRTLVLLALAGLGAQLVDGSLGMAYGVTSTTLLLALGTNPAAASATVHLAEIGTTLMSGAAHWRFGNVDWKVVVRIGVPGAVGAFLGATVLSRLSTEVAEPVMALILLGLGLYVMSRFTFRGLPKGNLGKPLRRRFLSPLGLVAGFLDATGGGGWGPVGTPALLAGGRMEPRKVIGSIDTSEFLVAVAASLGFLFSLGSQGIDLTWVAAFLLGGLVAAPIAAWLVRLLPPRVLGSAVGGLIVVTNVRTLLPGGVSTTAYVVLYALWAAAVAYSIRAHLKERATETAPSPREETVPVP, from the coding sequence ATGCGCACGCTGGTACTGCTCGCCCTCGCGGGCCTCGGAGCCCAACTCGTGGACGGCAGCCTCGGTATGGCATACGGAGTCACCTCCACGACCCTGCTTCTGGCCCTCGGCACCAACCCGGCCGCCGCGTCGGCCACGGTCCACCTCGCCGAGATCGGTACGACGCTGATGTCGGGCGCCGCGCACTGGCGCTTCGGGAACGTGGACTGGAAGGTCGTCGTGAGGATCGGCGTGCCGGGAGCGGTCGGCGCGTTCCTCGGCGCGACGGTCCTCTCGCGCCTGTCCACGGAGGTCGCCGAGCCGGTGATGGCGCTGATCCTGCTGGGGCTCGGCCTGTACGTGATGTCCCGCTTCACCTTCCGGGGCCTGCCGAAGGGAAACCTGGGCAAGCCGTTGCGGCGCCGTTTCCTGTCCCCGCTCGGCCTGGTCGCCGGTTTCCTGGACGCGACCGGGGGAGGCGGGTGGGGTCCGGTCGGAACGCCGGCCCTGCTGGCCGGCGGGCGGATGGAGCCGCGCAAGGTGATCGGCTCCATCGACACCAGCGAGTTCCTGGTCGCGGTCGCGGCGAGCCTGGGCTTCCTGTTCTCGCTGGGGTCCCAGGGCATCGACCTCACCTGGGTGGCCGCGTTCCTCCTGGGCGGGCTGGTCGCCGCCCCGATCGCGGCCTGGCTGGTCCGCCTGCTCCCGCCCCGGGTCCTCGGCTCGGCGGTCGGCGGCCTCATCGTCGTGACCAACGTCCGCACCCTCCTGCCCGGCGGGGTGAGCACGACGGCGTACGTCGTCCTGTACGCGCTGTGGGCGGCGGCGGTGGCGTACTCGATCCGCGCCCACCTGAAGGAGAGGGCGACGGAAACGGCACCCTCACCCCGCGAGGAGACCGTGCCGGTGCCGTGA
- a CDS encoding family 2B encapsulin nanocompartment shell protein, whose protein sequence is MPIKAAKAPSETDAPQQGEQQEQLQSLSTAAARNLATTTKSEPQMQGISSRWLTRMLPWVNVPGAVYRVNRRLSYTLGDGRVSFVKTGAKVQVVPEELGELPLLRGFQDGGALGALAEKFTQREFEPGQVIVQAGRKADHVYLIAHGKVEKITEGPYGDEAVLGLMADGDAFGGHVLAGADKKWEFTARAATQTTVLALPMSAYKAVAERHQALRDHVRRISLNGYQKVNKSGEVDIELTSGHRGEATLTQTFADYELTPREYELSVAQTVLRVHSRVADLYNEPMNQTQQQLRLTIEALRERQEYELVNNEDFGMLHNADFDQRISTYSGPPTPDDLDELLTMRRKTRCLLAHPKAIAAFGRECNRRGIYFGGVELHGNHLPAWRGVPLLPCSKIPISKQGTSSIIAMRTGEDDQGVIGLYQTGIPDEVEPGLNVRFMGIDEKAIISYLVSTYYSAAVLVPDALGILENVEVARTNGS, encoded by the coding sequence ATGCCGATCAAGGCGGCGAAAGCCCCGTCGGAGACCGATGCGCCGCAACAGGGTGAGCAGCAGGAACAGCTGCAGAGCCTCAGCACCGCCGCAGCGCGCAATCTGGCCACCACCACCAAGTCCGAACCCCAGATGCAGGGGATCAGCTCGCGCTGGCTGACCCGGATGCTGCCGTGGGTGAACGTGCCGGGCGCGGTCTACCGCGTCAACCGCCGGCTCTCCTACACCCTGGGCGACGGCCGGGTGTCCTTCGTGAAGACCGGCGCGAAAGTCCAGGTCGTGCCGGAGGAACTCGGCGAACTGCCATTGCTGCGCGGTTTCCAGGACGGCGGCGCGCTCGGCGCGCTGGCCGAGAAGTTCACGCAGAGGGAGTTCGAGCCGGGCCAGGTCATCGTGCAGGCGGGCCGCAAGGCGGACCACGTGTACCTGATCGCGCACGGCAAGGTGGAGAAGATCACCGAGGGGCCGTACGGCGACGAGGCGGTCCTCGGGCTGATGGCCGACGGGGACGCCTTCGGCGGCCATGTGCTCGCCGGGGCGGACAAGAAATGGGAGTTCACGGCTCGTGCCGCGACGCAGACGACGGTTCTCGCGCTGCCGATGTCGGCGTACAAGGCGGTCGCCGAGCGGCACCAGGCGCTGCGCGACCACGTGCGGCGGATCAGCTTGAACGGATACCAGAAGGTGAACAAGTCCGGCGAGGTGGACATCGAGCTGACCTCGGGGCACCGGGGCGAGGCGACGCTGACGCAGACCTTCGCCGACTACGAACTCACCCCGCGCGAATACGAGTTGAGTGTGGCTCAGACGGTGCTGCGGGTGCACAGCCGGGTCGCCGACCTCTACAACGAGCCGATGAACCAGACGCAGCAGCAGCTGCGGCTGACCATCGAGGCGCTGCGTGAGCGGCAGGAGTACGAGCTGGTCAACAACGAGGACTTCGGCATGCTCCACAACGCCGACTTCGACCAGCGCATCTCCACGTACTCCGGCCCGCCCACCCCCGACGACCTGGACGAGCTGCTGACCATGCGGCGCAAGACCCGCTGCCTGCTTGCCCACCCCAAGGCCATCGCCGCGTTCGGCCGGGAGTGCAACCGGCGGGGTATCTACTTCGGCGGCGTCGAACTGCACGGAAACCACCTGCCCGCCTGGCGTGGGGTGCCGCTGCTGCCGTGCAGCAAGATCCCGATCAGCAAGCAGGGCACGTCGTCGATCATCGCCATGCGCACGGGAGAGGACGACCAGGGCGTGATCGGCCTCTACCAGACGGGCATCCCGGACGAGGTGGAGCCCGGACTGAACGTGCGTTTCATGGGCATCGACGAGAAGGCGATCATTTCGTACCTGGTCAGCACCTACTACTCGGCGGCGGTGTTGGTGCCGGACGCGCTCGGCATCCTGGAGAACGTCGAGGTCGCCCGCACGAACGGGAGCTGA
- a CDS encoding ATP-binding protein, with translation MTAPSAPQNPVTVRVFTQRLSATPRGARLARYLALDQLRAWGVPYDSDTAQATAVIVAELAANAVTHGRVPGRDFELRLSLVPGSVRVEVTDIRTEPRPQAPVAVPPPQPLAETGRGMLLVDALAARWEVLDREPPPGKIVRAEIDLSRP, from the coding sequence ATGACAGCGCCTTCCGCCCCACAAAACCCGGTTACCGTACGTGTGTTCACCCAGCGCCTGAGTGCAACGCCCCGAGGCGCACGCCTCGCCCGGTACCTCGCCCTGGATCAACTCCGCGCTTGGGGCGTCCCGTACGACTCCGACACCGCCCAGGCCACCGCAGTGATCGTCGCCGAACTCGCCGCCAACGCTGTCACGCACGGCCGCGTCCCCGGCAGGGACTTCGAGCTGCGTCTCTCCCTGGTGCCGGGCAGCGTCCGCGTCGAGGTCACCGACATCCGCACGGAACCCCGCCCCCAGGCTCCCGTCGCCGTACCCCCACCCCAGCCGCTGGCCGAAACGGGCCGTGGCATGCTCCTCGTCGACGCGCTGGCCGCCCGCTGGGAGGTGCTGGACCGGGAACCGCCACCCGGAAAGATCGTCCGCGCCGAGATCGACCTGTCGCGGCCGTAG
- a CDS encoding SRPBCC family protein — MSRLEEHVDVGVPIDKAWDSLHRVEDYPRFVAGLRDARAEAGGRAHLDVEAGGRTRELDAELSDRGGERVMEWHTTSAPELTGSFSLQPIDRNHTRVQARIEYDAAAVRETFGGPKGFAQVNAIERLVRSDLEQFKEYVEQGR, encoded by the coding sequence ATGAGCAGGCTTGAAGAGCATGTCGACGTCGGAGTCCCGATCGACAAGGCCTGGGACAGCCTGCACCGGGTGGAGGACTACCCGCGCTTCGTGGCAGGACTGCGTGACGCCCGCGCGGAGGCGGGCGGCCGAGCCCATCTGGACGTCGAGGCCGGCGGCCGGACCCGGGAACTCGACGCCGAGCTGTCCGACCGCGGTGGGGAACGCGTGATGGAGTGGCACACCACGAGCGCCCCCGAGCTGACGGGGTCCTTCTCGCTGCAGCCGATCGACCGGAATCACACCCGGGTCCAGGCGAGGATCGAGTACGACGCCGCCGCCGTCCGTGAGACCTTCGGCGGACCGAAGGGATTCGCCCAGGTCAACGCGATCGAGCGGCTCGTCCGCAGCGATCTGGAGCAGTTCAAGGAGTACGTGGAACAAGGGCGGTAA